From Triticum urartu cultivar G1812 unplaced genomic scaffold, Tu2.1 TuUngrouped_contig_3591, whole genome shotgun sequence, one genomic window encodes:
- the LOC125527329 gene encoding subtilisin-chymotrypsin inhibitor-2A-like produces MSSTDATAPGGLFVEESKSWPEVVGKSIKEAREIILKDKPEADIVVLPAGAPVTLDLRPNRVRIFVDTVAETPFTG; encoded by the coding sequence ATGAGCTCCACAGACGCCACCGCCCCCGGAGGCCTCTTCGTTGAGGAGTCGAAGTCGTGGCCGGAGGTGGTGGGGAAGTCCATCAAGGAGGCCAGGGAGATCATTCTCAAGGACAAGCCTGAAGCCGACATCGTCGTCCTCCCAGCAGGGGCACCGGTCACCCTGGACTTGAGGCCAAACCGTGTGCGCATCTTTGTTGACACCGTTGCCGAAACACCCTTCACCGGCTAG